One genomic window of Paenisporosarcina antarctica includes the following:
- a CDS encoding pyridoxal phosphate-dependent aminotransferase, with protein sequence MKLSKKLQQLPPQFFASLVQKTGDAIAQGRDVINLGQGNPDQPTPLHIVKALQEAVENPTTHKYSPFRGISELKEAAANFYKREYNVDIDPLTEVAILSGTKIGLVELPMAVLNPGDWMLLPDPGYPDYLSGVVLADVKLDTVPLIAENNFLPDYGALSKESKKRAKLMYLNYPNNPTGAIADLNFFNDTVAFAKENEIAICHDFAYGAVGFDGVKPVSFLQAEGAKDVGIEMYTMSKTFNMAGWRVGFAIGNSQIIDAINVIQDHMFVSLFPAVQHAAVAALNGNQDCVTTFVNNYEKRRNALISACNRIGWKVEAPRGSFFAWLNVPKGFTSQNFADKLLSETDVAVAPGNGFGEFGEGYIRVGLLVDEHRLEEAIDRIGRLGIFNKDMTNE encoded by the coding sequence ATGAAACTTTCAAAAAAACTACAACAATTACCTCCACAATTTTTTGCTTCTCTAGTGCAAAAAACAGGAGATGCTATTGCTCAAGGACGCGATGTGATCAACCTAGGTCAAGGTAACCCTGATCAACCAACCCCTTTACATATCGTAAAAGCACTTCAAGAAGCTGTTGAAAACCCAACTACCCATAAATATTCGCCGTTCCGAGGAATTAGCGAATTGAAAGAAGCTGCCGCTAATTTTTATAAACGTGAATACAATGTCGACATCGACCCATTAACGGAAGTAGCTATTTTATCTGGAACGAAAATTGGACTTGTTGAATTGCCAATGGCCGTGTTAAATCCTGGCGATTGGATGTTGCTACCAGACCCTGGTTATCCAGACTATTTGTCAGGGGTCGTATTAGCCGACGTTAAACTTGATACGGTACCACTTATCGCTGAAAATAATTTTTTACCCGATTATGGAGCGCTCTCTAAAGAGAGTAAAAAACGAGCAAAACTCATGTATCTTAACTATCCAAATAATCCTACAGGAGCGATTGCGGACCTTAATTTTTTCAATGACACTGTGGCATTTGCCAAAGAAAATGAAATCGCTATATGTCATGATTTTGCCTACGGAGCCGTTGGATTTGATGGAGTTAAGCCAGTGAGTTTTTTACAAGCAGAAGGCGCAAAAGACGTTGGTATTGAAATGTACACAATGTCTAAAACATTCAATATGGCCGGTTGGCGTGTCGGTTTTGCTATCGGCAATTCACAAATAATTGATGCAATAAACGTGATTCAAGACCATATGTTTGTCAGTCTATTCCCCGCCGTACAACATGCTGCGGTAGCTGCATTAAATGGAAATCAAGATTGTGTGACTACTTTTGTTAATAACTACGAAAAACGTCGAAATGCGCTAATCTCTGCATGCAATCGCATCGGATGGAAAGTAGAAGCTCCTAGAGGATCATTCTTTGCTTGGCTAAACGTCCCAAAAGGGTTCACAAGCCAGAACTTCGCGGATAAACTGTTAAGTGAAACAGACGTAGCCGTAGCACCCGGAAATGGCTTTGGTGAATTTGGAGAAGGCTATATTCGCGTTGGATTATTAGTAGATGAACATCGTTTAGAAGAAGCCATTGACCGTATAGGGAGATTAGGCATATTTAATAAGGATATGACGAATGAGTAA
- a CDS encoding carbon-nitrogen family hydrolase, producing MKIACIQLDVAFADPDKNFHNVQMLIEKAVNEGAELVVLPEMWNTAYALKELEQLADFEGKRTKKFLSELARLHHIHIVGGSVSTKKGTNFYNTMYVFTNDGKLVAEYDKAHLFRLMDEHLYLQAGNKENVFSLGSIQAGGLICYDLRFPEWLRAHALAGAKVLFIPAQWPETRIDHWKILLQARAIENQCFVIAVNRTGSDPNNHFNGQSMIIAPWGKILWTGAEQEEYALIDVDFSEVEEVRKRIPVYEDRRPALYNSLFEK from the coding sequence ATGAAAATCGCATGCATTCAACTCGACGTTGCGTTTGCCGATCCCGATAAAAATTTTCATAACGTCCAAATGTTAATTGAAAAAGCCGTAAATGAAGGTGCAGAGCTCGTTGTTTTACCTGAAATGTGGAATACTGCATATGCATTAAAAGAATTAGAGCAACTTGCTGATTTCGAAGGGAAACGAACGAAAAAGTTTCTTTCAGAACTGGCGCGTTTACATCACATCCACATCGTAGGTGGTTCGGTTTCTACAAAAAAAGGAACTAACTTCTACAACACCATGTATGTATTTACGAACGATGGTAAACTTGTTGCAGAATATGATAAAGCGCATTTATTTCGTCTGATGGATGAACATCTTTATCTACAAGCAGGAAATAAGGAAAATGTGTTTTCGTTAGGTTCCATTCAAGCTGGAGGACTCATATGTTATGACTTAAGGTTTCCTGAATGGTTACGGGCACACGCATTAGCTGGGGCGAAGGTGTTATTTATTCCAGCACAATGGCCAGAGACCCGTATTGATCATTGGAAGATCTTACTGCAAGCACGTGCAATTGAAAATCAATGTTTCGTGATCGCGGTGAATCGAACTGGTAGTGATCCAAATAATCATTTTAATGGACAATCGATGATTATTGCACCTTGGGGTAAAATCTTGTGGACTGGTGCTGAACAAGAAGAGTACGCATTGATTGATGTTGATTTTTCGGAAGTTGAAGAAGTGCGTAAACGTATACCTGTTTATGAAGATCGTAGACCAGCACTTTATAATTCATTATTTGAAAAGTAA
- a CDS encoding methionine ABC transporter ATP-binding protein: protein MIRIKELSKEYTTKKGPVIGVNQVNLTISEGEVFGIVGYSGAGKSSLLRCINLLERPTGGSIEVNGRDLTKLKGEELRKARLKIGMIFQHFYLISQKTVAENISFALKAASTPREKMASRVVELLEMVGLTDKKDVYPAQLSGGQKQRVGIARALANNPAVLLCDEATSALDPNTTLSILRLLKKINRELNITIVLITHEMNVVKEICDRMAVMQDGRVVEEGDVYDIFSNPVTDLTKEFISSVVSFDVPQSILDACKGRLVKVLFRGDVAGEGIIADTVKQFDIKANFLHGSIEYIQEKPLGLFLMEIKGEPDDVTRAISYMEGRGAQAEVIRNGL, encoded by the coding sequence ATGATAAGAATTAAAGAGTTGTCTAAAGAATACACAACAAAAAAAGGTCCTGTAATTGGTGTTAATCAAGTAAACCTTACGATCTCTGAAGGGGAAGTGTTCGGGATTGTCGGATATTCAGGAGCCGGCAAGAGTTCATTGCTACGCTGTATCAACTTACTTGAACGACCTACGGGTGGCAGTATTGAAGTAAACGGGCGTGACCTGACAAAATTAAAAGGTGAGGAATTACGAAAAGCACGATTGAAAATCGGCATGATTTTTCAACACTTTTACTTAATTAGTCAGAAGACGGTAGCCGAAAATATTTCATTTGCATTGAAAGCTGCAAGTACTCCGAGAGAAAAAATGGCATCTCGTGTTGTGGAATTGCTTGAGATGGTTGGTTTAACAGATAAGAAAGATGTGTATCCAGCTCAACTAAGTGGAGGACAAAAACAACGTGTTGGCATAGCCCGTGCATTGGCAAACAATCCGGCCGTGTTATTGTGTGACGAAGCTACTTCAGCACTCGATCCAAACACAACATTATCCATTTTACGGTTACTCAAAAAAATTAATCGCGAATTAAATATCACGATTGTGTTAATCACGCATGAAATGAATGTGGTAAAAGAAATTTGTGATCGCATGGCAGTTATGCAAGATGGTCGTGTCGTAGAAGAGGGAGATGTGTATGACATCTTCTCAAACCCTGTAACGGATTTGACGAAAGAATTTATTAGCAGTGTTGTATCGTTCGATGTGCCTCAGTCAATATTAGACGCTTGTAAAGGTCGACTCGTGAAAGTTCTATTTAGGGGAGATGTTGCAGGTGAGGGAATTATAGCAGACACAGTTAAGCAATTTGATATAAAAGCGAACTTTCTACATGGTTCGATTGAATACATTCAAGAAAAACCACTTGGTTTGTTTTTAATGGAAATAAAAGGGGAACCAGATGATGTTACGAGGGCTATCTCATATATGGAAGGCCGAGGAGCGCAAGCGGAGGTGATTCGAAATGGGCTTTGA
- a CDS encoding methionine ABC transporter permease produces the protein MGFDFQHMIELGPDILKAFGQTMYMIGISLTVAIIIGLPLGIVLFITDRGVFLENRFVKSTLGFVSNMVRSIPFIILLVALIPLTKLLAGTIIGPGAASVSLSVAGIPFFARIIETSLREIDKGVIEAAVAVGATPWMIIKDVLLPEAKSSIVQGITLTVVSLIAYSAMAGVVGGGGIGDLAIRFGYYRYDNTIMIVTIVILIVLVQIIQLIGDWTSKAIDKR, from the coding sequence ATGGGCTTTGATTTTCAACATATGATAGAACTTGGACCTGACATTTTAAAAGCATTTGGGCAAACGATGTACATGATCGGAATCTCACTGACAGTTGCCATTATTATAGGATTACCACTGGGCATAGTGCTGTTCATTACTGATCGTGGAGTATTCTTAGAAAATAGATTTGTGAAATCGACGCTTGGTTTTGTATCCAATATGGTACGTTCCATTCCGTTTATTATTTTGTTAGTAGCACTTATTCCTTTAACCAAATTACTCGCAGGTACTATTATTGGACCAGGAGCAGCAAGTGTTTCGTTGTCCGTTGCGGGCATTCCATTTTTCGCTCGAATCATCGAAACGTCTTTACGTGAAATTGATAAGGGTGTCATTGAAGCGGCTGTTGCAGTAGGTGCAACACCTTGGATGATTATCAAGGATGTCTTATTACCAGAAGCAAAATCGAGCATTGTACAAGGGATTACATTAACCGTCGTTAGTTTAATTGCCTATTCGGCAATGGCGGGTGTAGTAGGTGGTGGCGGTATTGGTGACTTAGCCATTCGCTTTGGTTATTACAGGTATGACAATACAATCATGATTGTTACGATTGTTATATTAATTGTTCTCGTTCAAATCATTCAATTAATAGGTGACTGGACGTCAAAAGCAATAGATAAAAGATAA
- a CDS encoding MetQ/NlpA family ABC transporter substrate-binding protein — MKKGLFTIILVILMSVLAACGGEKEAGTDSANEKSVKLGGTAGPYSDMLNKAIKPALEEKGYKVEIIEFSDYIQPNNALDNGDIDANLFQHSIYLENFSKENDMDLTGLLTVPTAPMGIYSNKFESIEEIEEGATIAIPNDPVNAARTFLVLQDHDLIELDPSSEPLTVSEKDIKTNTKNLVFQPIEAGGLPRAVEGSDLAAVPGNFALAAKMDLLDALVLEDMPDQYRNLVAVKTENKDSQLAKDLVDIVESPEFEAIIDKDFVGFGKPEWMENR; from the coding sequence ATGAAAAAGGGATTATTTACAATCATCTTAGTTATCTTAATGTCAGTACTTGCCGCTTGTGGTGGGGAAAAGGAAGCGGGTACAGATTCAGCAAATGAAAAATCTGTTAAGTTAGGCGGAACAGCAGGTCCTTACAGTGATATGTTAAACAAAGCGATTAAACCCGCTTTAGAAGAAAAGGGATATAAAGTTGAGATTATAGAATTTAGTGATTATATTCAACCAAATAATGCATTAGATAATGGAGATATTGATGCGAACCTTTTCCAACACTCAATTTACTTAGAGAACTTCTCGAAAGAAAACGATATGGATCTAACAGGTCTTCTAACAGTACCGACTGCACCAATGGGCATTTATTCAAATAAATTCGAGTCAATTGAAGAGATTGAAGAGGGTGCTACGATTGCGATACCAAATGATCCAGTAAACGCAGCACGTACTTTCTTAGTCTTACAAGACCATGACTTAATTGAATTAGATCCAAGTTCTGAGCCATTAACAGTTTCTGAAAAAGATATCAAAACGAACACGAAAAACTTAGTGTTCCAACCAATTGAAGCAGGTGGCTTGCCTCGTGCTGTAGAAGGTTCCGACTTAGCTGCAGTACCAGGAAACTTCGCTTTAGCAGCAAAAATGGATTTATTGGATGCTTTAGTTCTTGAAGATATGCCAGATCAATACCGTAACTTAGTTGCCGTAAAGACTGAAAATAAAGATTCACAACTTGCGAAAGACTTAGTTGATATCGTAGAGTCACCAGAATTTGAAGCAATAATCGACAAGGATTTTGTAGGATTTGGTAAGCCAGAGTGGATGGAAAACCGTTAA
- a CDS encoding iron-containing alcohol dehydrogenase family protein encodes MKDIIVRGAPAEYVCKSGVLDELENKLLIRNINRVLIVSGVKSWNAASHYLPNLKNIHVTHIFYHGECSLTEITRVANLAQFNIVDAIIGVGGGKVLDVVKAAACISETKAILIPTLASNCAPWTPLSVIYTDEGKMTHYDVYPMSVDILLIEPRILVEAPIPLLIAGIGDTIAKWYEADVQISKLTDPSVALKVAHHTAKLCANEMFENAQQAISDAKEQKVSNAFLKVVESIIMLGGMVGGFGDHFGRTAGAHSIHNGMTIVPESHKALHGSKVAYGILVQLLLEQKESEVERLFGFYKEIGLPTTLHELNISVEWIDDIAEHSTREDESIHQMRSAKMTATEVATVIRKLESR; translated from the coding sequence GTGAAAGATATCATCGTTCGTGGGGCACCAGCTGAATACGTATGTAAAAGTGGAGTGCTAGATGAACTTGAAAACAAATTATTGATTAGAAACATTAACCGTGTGCTCATTGTCTCGGGCGTGAAATCATGGAATGCGGCTAGCCACTATTTACCTAATCTGAAAAATATCCATGTAACACACATTTTCTATCACGGAGAATGTTCCCTCACTGAAATTACTAGAGTGGCTAATTTAGCACAATTCAATATAGTAGATGCCATAATTGGTGTAGGTGGTGGAAAAGTGTTAGATGTGGTTAAAGCAGCAGCTTGTATAAGTGAAACGAAGGCAATTTTAATTCCAACGCTTGCTTCAAACTGTGCACCATGGACACCCCTTAGTGTAATTTATACAGATGAAGGTAAGATGACTCATTATGATGTGTACCCAATGAGTGTCGACATTCTCCTCATAGAGCCGCGAATTTTAGTGGAAGCCCCCATTCCACTTCTCATTGCAGGTATCGGGGACACAATTGCCAAGTGGTATGAGGCAGATGTGCAAATTAGTAAATTAACTGATCCCTCTGTTGCACTTAAAGTCGCACATCATACAGCGAAACTGTGCGCGAATGAAATGTTCGAGAATGCACAACAGGCTATTAGTGATGCAAAAGAACAGAAAGTGTCGAATGCGTTTCTCAAAGTAGTCGAATCGATTATTATGCTTGGTGGTATGGTAGGTGGATTTGGTGATCATTTTGGTCGCACTGCTGGTGCCCACTCCATTCATAATGGTATGACGATTGTACCCGAGTCACATAAGGCTTTACATGGAAGTAAAGTGGCCTATGGAATTTTAGTGCAGCTGCTTCTAGAACAAAAAGAGAGTGAAGTCGAGCGGCTTTTTGGTTTTTATAAGGAAATTGGTTTGCCTACTACTTTGCACGAATTGAACATTTCTGTTGAATGGATAGATGATATTGCTGAACACTCTACACGTGAAGATGAGTCAATTCACCAAATGCGTAGTGCAAAAATGACCGCAACTGAAGTGGCAACAGTTATAAGGAAATTAGAGTCGCGTTAG
- a CDS encoding YihY/virulence factor BrkB family protein, whose amino-acid sequence MELVKNVFVRFFKERFFDEAAQTAYYLLLSIFPFLIFILSLISFFPIDPQQILDFLKPFAPGDSFALIEDNVTNILASDKGRVLSVSLLSAFWVSSMAVQALARALNGANGIKSTLPFWKGLLRDLGVTLLFMMLVPLSLFLPFIESGLHWLVSYSGSVDAWHGWIYIWPVVRWGLGSIFLFFFFLLFYKIIPNEKLTLSEVWPGALFSAVGWQVVSLVFANYVSNVNYTRLYGQLSGIIVLVLWFYLTAVVILLSGLLIAEVRKIRRSIKRAV is encoded by the coding sequence ATGGAGCTTGTAAAGAACGTTTTTGTGAGATTCTTTAAGGAAAGATTTTTTGATGAAGCGGCACAAACAGCTTACTATCTTCTGTTATCGATCTTTCCTTTTCTAATTTTTATCTTGTCACTCATCAGCTTTTTTCCCATAGATCCACAACAAATTTTAGATTTCTTGAAACCTTTTGCGCCTGGTGATTCTTTTGCTCTTATTGAAGATAATGTCACAAATATTTTAGCTTCGGATAAAGGTCGAGTGTTATCGGTTAGTTTACTTTCTGCTTTTTGGGTTTCATCCATGGCTGTGCAGGCTCTTGCACGTGCACTAAATGGAGCAAATGGAATAAAAAGCACACTACCGTTTTGGAAAGGGTTGCTTCGAGATCTTGGTGTAACACTTTTGTTTATGATGCTAGTGCCTCTTTCTTTATTTTTACCGTTCATTGAAAGTGGATTGCACTGGTTAGTGTCGTATTCAGGTTCTGTAGATGCTTGGCATGGGTGGATTTATATTTGGCCAGTCGTCAGATGGGGACTTGGTTCAATATTTTTGTTCTTCTTCTTCCTTCTCTTCTATAAAATCATACCAAATGAAAAATTGACTTTGAGTGAAGTTTGGCCTGGTGCTTTGTTTTCGGCGGTAGGTTGGCAAGTGGTTTCGCTCGTTTTTGCAAACTATGTTTCCAATGTTAATTATACGCGTTTATACGGTCAACTCTCAGGGATTATCGTGCTCGTGCTGTGGTTCTACTTAACGGCTGTGGTGATTTTATTGTCAGGATTACTGATTGCAGAGGTGCGAAAGATTCGGAGGTCTATAAAAAGAGCAGTGTAA
- a CDS encoding catalase — protein sequence MVKPIQKTNNPCILGGIKLGKNRKDEQLEQFRVDDRNKKMTTNQGVKVSEDEFSLKAGLRGPTLMEDFHFREKMTHFDHERIPERVVHARGFAAHGEFELYESMEQYTKAGFLCDTSMKTPVFVRFSTVVGSKGSAETVRDVRGFATKFYTQEGNYDLVGNNMPVFFIQDAIKFPDLVHAIKPEPHNEMPQASSAHDTFWDFVANNQESAHMIMWLMSDRGIPRSFRMMEGFGVHTFRFVNAKGIAHFVKFHWKPVLGAHSLVWDEAQKISGKDPDFHRRDLYDSIESEDFPEYELGVQILAEADEFTFDFDVLDATKIWPEEDVPVKIIGKMTLNRNVDNVFAETEQVAFHTGHVVPGIDFTNDPLLQGRLFSYTDTQLIRLGGPNFHEIPINQPVCPFHNNQRDGYNRMTINKGPVSYHNNFLASNTPATSSPEEGGFEHYQEKVEGRIVRNRSDSFKDHFSQATLFWNSMSNVEKEHIAEAFCFEIGKVKNKSVKQQSVDMFANVNLELAKVIADSVGANPPTSSGSAITKASPALSQENMVKKPSTRKVAVIANRNGDVNQLGKVVQEFKDSGLKVEIVSDKLGNIGTLPIAQTFITTDPVLYDAIYVASMSDDKKFKKECNRYVMEAFNHYKAIGATLNAVSILEAKKGNPGVVNSGEVPAFVDAVTAHRHWNREI from the coding sequence ATGGTAAAACCTATACAGAAAACAAACAATCCATGCATTTTAGGAGGCATTAAGTTGGGGAAAAATAGAAAAGATGAACAGTTAGAGCAATTTCGAGTGGATGACCGTAATAAAAAGATGACGACAAATCAAGGGGTGAAAGTGTCAGAAGATGAGTTTTCTTTAAAAGCGGGTTTACGTGGTCCCACGTTAATGGAGGACTTTCATTTTCGTGAAAAAATGACGCATTTCGACCATGAGCGAATTCCAGAACGCGTTGTACATGCGAGAGGATTCGCAGCACATGGTGAGTTTGAATTATATGAATCAATGGAGCAGTATACGAAGGCAGGATTCCTGTGTGATACGTCTATGAAAACACCTGTATTTGTACGTTTTTCAACAGTTGTAGGATCTAAAGGGTCAGCTGAGACAGTACGAGATGTACGTGGATTTGCGACAAAGTTTTATACGCAAGAAGGTAACTATGATTTAGTCGGTAACAACATGCCAGTGTTCTTTATACAAGATGCGATTAAATTTCCCGATTTAGTTCACGCAATAAAGCCGGAACCACACAATGAAATGCCACAAGCATCATCTGCACATGATACGTTTTGGGACTTTGTCGCCAATAACCAAGAGTCAGCACATATGATTATGTGGTTGATGTCTGACCGCGGTATACCCCGAAGTTTCCGTATGATGGAAGGCTTCGGTGTACATACCTTCCGCTTTGTAAATGCAAAAGGTATAGCTCATTTTGTGAAATTCCATTGGAAACCAGTGTTAGGTGCTCATTCATTGGTGTGGGATGAAGCACAAAAAATTAGTGGAAAAGACCCAGATTTCCATCGTCGTGATTTATACGACTCCATTGAAAGTGAAGATTTCCCTGAATACGAATTAGGTGTTCAAATACTGGCAGAAGCGGATGAATTTACATTTGATTTTGATGTGTTAGATGCGACCAAGATTTGGCCGGAAGAAGATGTGCCAGTCAAAATTATTGGGAAAATGACACTCAATCGCAATGTAGACAATGTCTTTGCTGAAACAGAGCAAGTGGCATTCCATACGGGACATGTTGTTCCAGGTATCGATTTTACAAATGATCCTCTCTTGCAAGGTCGTTTGTTCTCGTATACCGATACGCAATTAATTCGACTAGGTGGACCAAACTTTCATGAAATCCCAATTAACCAACCGGTATGTCCTTTCCATAACAATCAACGGGACGGTTATAATCGAATGACGATTAATAAGGGTCCAGTGAGTTATCATAACAATTTTCTAGCGAGCAATACACCTGCGACTTCAAGTCCTGAAGAAGGTGGTTTCGAGCATTACCAAGAGAAGGTAGAAGGTCGTATAGTACGCAATCGAAGTGATAGTTTTAAAGACCACTTCTCACAAGCCACGTTGTTCTGGAACAGTATGAGTAATGTCGAGAAAGAACATATTGCAGAAGCGTTTTGCTTTGAAATTGGGAAAGTAAAAAATAAGTCGGTTAAGCAACAATCGGTTGATATGTTTGCAAACGTGAACTTAGAGCTAGCGAAAGTGATTGCAGATTCTGTCGGTGCAAATCCGCCAACGAGCAGTGGTTCTGCTATTACAAAAGCATCACCTGCACTAAGTCAAGAAAACATGGTGAAGAAACCAAGTACACGTAAAGTTGCTGTTATTGCGAATCGAAACGGTGATGTAAATCAACTTGGAAAAGTCGTGCAAGAATTTAAAGACTCTGGGTTAAAAGTAGAGATTGTTAGCGATAAACTGGGGAACATCGGTACACTACCAATTGCTCAAACATTCATAACGACTGATCCAGTTTTGTATGACGCGATTTATGTAGCAAGCATGAGTGATGATAAGAAATTCAAAAAAGAATGTAATCGGTACGTAATGGAAGCATTTAATCACTATAAAGCAATTGGAGCTACCTTAAACGCAGTATCTATCCTTGAAGCAAAAAAAGGGAATCCTGGCGTTGTAAACAGCGGAGAAGTACCAGCCTTTGTAGATGCAGTTACAGCACATCGTCACTGGAATCGTGAAATATAA
- a CDS encoding FixH family protein, translating to MKRFFAIGSILAALTLSACGINEEPKPTTSDEVPEILEVDLTVPVTATVGEEVFFTAVVSQGGKIVEDADEVMFEVMNLTTGEKEMIEATLNKNKHYEIKYTFETNDMYDITSHVTARTMHTMPTKQVTVTGGENATTTTEEEASHGEDLHQEQVTTIDFTEGTTTVGKATMLVANVSLSDAPLEGARVQYEIFRSDSHQHTWVDAPEKEAGVYQTEFTFTKSGTYDIEVHVTKGDDLHDHEKNTYTVK from the coding sequence ATGAAACGATTTTTTGCAATAGGCTCAATCCTTGCAGCACTGACGCTAAGTGCGTGTGGAATTAATGAAGAACCGAAACCAACAACTTCTGATGAAGTACCTGAAATACTAGAGGTTGATTTAACAGTCCCAGTAACTGCAACTGTAGGAGAAGAAGTATTCTTTACTGCAGTCGTTAGTCAAGGTGGGAAAATTGTAGAAGATGCTGATGAAGTGATGTTTGAAGTCATGAACTTGACTACTGGTGAAAAAGAAATGATTGAAGCTACATTAAATAAAAACAAACACTACGAAATTAAATATACATTTGAAACAAACGACATGTATGATATTACGTCACATGTGACAGCGCGTACCATGCATACGATGCCTACAAAACAAGTAACCGTAACAGGTGGAGAAAATGCTACTACGACCACTGAAGAAGAAGCATCACACGGTGAAGATCTCCATCAAGAACAAGTTACAACGATTGATTTTACAGAGGGAACGACCACTGTTGGGAAAGCTACCATGCTAGTAGCCAACGTTTCACTATCGGACGCACCACTTGAAGGCGCGCGTGTTCAATATGAAATTTTCCGTAGTGATTCTCACCAACATACATGGGTGGATGCTCCAGAAAAAGAAGCTGGTGTTTATCAAACAGAATTTACATTTACCAAGTCAGGTACCTACGATATTGAAGTTCATGTAACAAAAGGTGATGACTTACACGATCACGAGAAAAATACTTACACCGTTAAATAA
- a CDS encoding zinc ribbon domain-containing protein YjdM, whose protein sequence is MNELPNCPKCNSEYTYEDGSLCVCPECAHEWTLEVETEKSEAKKIYKDANGNILNDGDSVTVIKDLKVKGTSLVIKIGTKAKNISLINEDHDIDCKIDGIGAMKLKSEFVKKV, encoded by the coding sequence ATGAATGAATTACCAAATTGCCCAAAATGTAATTCCGAATACACATACGAAGATGGCAGTCTTTGTGTTTGTCCAGAATGTGCTCATGAGTGGACTTTGGAAGTAGAAACAGAAAAAAGTGAAGCTAAAAAGATTTACAAAGATGCAAATGGGAATATCTTAAACGATGGGGATTCTGTAACCGTAATTAAAGATCTAAAAGTAAAAGGGACTTCATTAGTTATTAAAATAGGGACTAAAGCTAAAAATATTAGTTTAATTAATGAAGATCATGATATTGATTGCAAAATTGATGGTATTGGAGCTATGAAATTAAAATCCGAATTTGTAAAAAAAGTTTAA
- a CDS encoding GNAT family N-acetyltransferase — translation MNIHIRKARPSDAEVAVPLILEAIGDIAEQMTGEKEPAAVRKELIQLFKREDNRHSYLTTCIAQKDDKIMGVMVLYSGADAVPLDANLVSWLREKTGDSIIIPPEARKDEYYIDTVSVNPDFRGQGIGSLLLAHAEHLARDTGFSKVALNVELEKEAAIRLYKRVGYHVAEPWEIYGGTFHHMVKVL, via the coding sequence ATGAACATACATATACGAAAAGCACGTCCATCTGATGCTGAAGTAGCTGTTCCACTTATACTCGAAGCTATAGGCGATATTGCTGAGCAAATGACTGGTGAAAAGGAACCCGCTGCAGTGCGAAAAGAGTTAATTCAGTTGTTTAAGCGCGAAGACAATCGACATTCCTATTTAACAACTTGTATTGCACAAAAAGATGATAAGATCATGGGCGTGATGGTGCTGTATTCCGGAGCCGATGCAGTTCCTTTAGATGCGAACTTAGTGTCATGGTTACGTGAGAAAACGGGAGATTCTATCATAATTCCTCCTGAGGCACGTAAAGATGAATACTATATTGATACAGTCTCCGTAAATCCTGACTTCCGAGGGCAAGGGATTGGCAGTTTATTACTAGCTCACGCAGAGCACTTAGCTCGTGACACTGGCTTTTCTAAAGTGGCACTTAATGTAGAACTAGAAAAAGAAGCAGCTATTCGTTTATATAAACGGGTTGGGTATCACGTAGCAGAACCTTGGGAAATCTATGGTGGAACCTTCCATCACATGGTTAAAGTTCTGTGA